One Pocillopora verrucosa isolate sample1 chromosome 10, ASM3666991v2, whole genome shotgun sequence genomic window carries:
- the LOC131782127 gene encoding LOW QUALITY PROTEIN: HIG1 domain family member 1A, mitochondrial-like (The sequence of the model RefSeq protein was modified relative to this genomic sequence to represent the inferred CDS: inserted 1 base in 1 codon), protein MSRSDAQKLSAEFMTEAXKETETDRLVRKSKQQPFIPIGIAGTVAACVWGAIAYKNRGPAMTTSRYLMRLRVIAQSCVVGSIIAGIGVTALQEKLEAKAAEKKE, encoded by the exons ATGTCTCGTTCAGACGCACAGAAGTTGAGTGCGGAGTTTATGACCGAAG GAAAAGAAACAGAGACAGATAGACTtgtgagaaaaagcaaacagcAACCTTTCATTCCAATCG GAATTGCTGGAACAGTGGCTGCATGTGTATGGGGTGCAATCGCTTACAAGAATAGAGGACCTGCCATGACCACTAGCAGATATCTCATGAGATTACGAGTTATTGCACAGAGTTGCGTAGTGGGTTCAATTATTGCTGGTATTGGTGTAACAGCATtacaagaaaaacttgaagCAAAGGCTGCAGAAAAGAAGGAGTGA